A window from Bordetella petrii encodes these proteins:
- a CDS encoding glycine zipper 2TM domain-containing protein codes for MSQTLSSSVMAPRAGRWVAVAAVVASMAMLGGCANRSASSGVYSYDQAQREQIVRIGTVTGVRPITIQDDKSSGVGMIAGGALGGVAGNAVGGGTGRALATVGGAILGALAGNAVENRAGRSSGLEITVRLDNGETRVVAQEADVPISVGQRVQVISGAGPTRVAPY; via the coding sequence ATGAGCCAAACCCTGTCCTCTTCCGTCATGGCGCCGCGCGCCGGCCGCTGGGTGGCCGTGGCCGCGGTCGTCGCCTCGATGGCCATGCTGGGCGGCTGCGCCAACCGCAGCGCCTCCAGCGGCGTGTATTCGTATGACCAGGCCCAGCGCGAGCAGATCGTGCGCATCGGCACGGTCACCGGCGTGCGTCCCATTACCATCCAGGACGACAAATCCAGCGGCGTGGGCATGATCGCCGGCGGCGCCCTGGGCGGCGTGGCGGGCAACGCGGTGGGCGGCGGCACGGGCCGCGCCCTGGCTACCGTGGGCGGCGCCATTCTGGGCGCACTGGCCGGCAACGCGGTCGAAAACCGCGCCGGCCGCAGTTCCGGCCTGGAAATCACCGTGCGCCTGGACAACGGTGAAACCCGCGTGGTGGCCCAAGAGGCCGACGTGCCCATCAGCGTGGGCCAGCGCGTGCAGGTGATCAGCGGCGCGGGCCCGACCCGCGTGGCGCCGTATTGA
- a CDS encoding carbohydrate kinase family protein: MTAPVLVCGSMAFDTIAVFDGRFKEHILPDRIQSLSVSFLVPAMRKEYGGCAGNIAYNLKLLGGNPVPVATVGDDAADYLERFAGLGIDISRLRVMPGTFTAQCFITTDLEDNQIAAFHPGAMELSAQNDLSGAQASWAIVAPDAKAGMFAHAERLHAAGIPFIFDLGQAMPLFDGADLDRMLGLAQALTVNDYEAGVVEQRTGRGMADIAAQLQAVVVTRGADGATLLTGGTSVHVPPVRPAGVVDPTGCGDSHRAGLLYGLTNGWNWLDSCRLANLMGAIKIASRGPQNHAPSRADIDAQLRAAYGIGLPA, from the coding sequence ATGACGGCTCCCGTTCTGGTTTGCGGCTCAATGGCCTTTGACACAATTGCGGTGTTCGATGGCCGGTTCAAAGAGCATATTCTGCCCGACCGCATCCAATCGCTCAGCGTGTCATTCCTGGTGCCGGCCATGCGCAAGGAATACGGCGGGTGCGCCGGCAATATCGCCTACAACCTGAAGCTACTGGGCGGAAATCCGGTGCCGGTGGCCACGGTGGGCGACGACGCCGCCGACTACCTCGAGCGCTTCGCCGGCCTGGGCATCGATATTTCCCGCCTGCGCGTCATGCCGGGCACATTCACCGCCCAGTGCTTCATCACCACCGATCTCGAAGACAACCAGATCGCCGCATTCCATCCCGGCGCCATGGAATTGTCGGCGCAGAACGATCTCAGCGGCGCCCAGGCGAGCTGGGCCATCGTCGCGCCCGATGCCAAGGCCGGCATGTTCGCCCACGCCGAACGGCTGCATGCCGCCGGCATCCCGTTCATTTTCGACCTGGGGCAGGCCATGCCGCTGTTCGACGGCGCCGACCTGGACCGCATGCTGGGCCTGGCCCAGGCGCTGACGGTGAACGATTACGAGGCGGGCGTGGTCGAGCAGCGCACCGGCCGCGGCATGGCCGACATTGCCGCGCAGCTGCAGGCCGTAGTGGTGACGCGCGGCGCCGACGGCGCCACGCTGCTGACGGGCGGCACCTCGGTGCACGTGCCGCCGGTGCGGCCCGCCGGAGTGGTCGACCCTACCGGCTGCGGCGATTCGCACCGCGCGGGGCTGCTGTACGGGCTGACCAACGGCTGGAACTGGCTGGACAGCTGCCGGCTGGCCAACTTGATGGGCGCCATCAAGATTGCCTCGCGCGGCCCGCAAAACCATGCCCCCAGCCGCGCCGACATCGACGCCCAGCTGCGCGCCGCCTACGGCATCGGCCTGCCGGCCTAG
- a CDS encoding DUF3426 domain-containing protein: MAMTTRCPQCGTAFKVVPDQLRVRNGLVRCGACGTVFDGRACLVAQIPQAAPSSPPAPQPEPVSPALPPAAPAAPVLAAVPDAAPAARPEPALGAQPAASPAVLRSRSDIRRHDPYVGQPGQDDADAFDDEPADDDEPRLPDAHAGAAAEPDTETGAGDTHVEVEPAVLGEARTRYYGATDVGRTPPEFLDTDRQNRRHLLRSLWGYACVLGLLLLALQLLYVYRSAIATAAPPLRPLLASLCRPLDCQIGYARRIERIFITSSSLQPPRGQAGAPTDGRSHLVLSVSLRNRYDQPQHWPALRLDLTDLSDTVVVRKVLQPQDYLPPGQADGPFEPGAEINITVPIEVAGVHVNGFQLDKFFP, encoded by the coding sequence ATGGCCATGACCACCCGCTGCCCGCAGTGCGGCACCGCCTTCAAGGTGGTGCCCGACCAGCTGCGGGTGCGCAACGGACTGGTGCGCTGCGGCGCCTGCGGCACGGTTTTCGACGGCCGCGCCTGCCTGGTGGCGCAGATTCCCCAGGCCGCGCCGTCCAGCCCGCCCGCGCCGCAGCCTGAACCCGTATCGCCTGCATTGCCTCCTGCGGCGCCCGCGGCGCCGGTGCTGGCCGCGGTGCCCGATGCCGCGCCCGCCGCACGGCCCGAGCCCGCCCTGGGCGCGCAGCCGGCCGCCTCGCCCGCCGTCCTGCGCAGCCGCTCCGATATCCGCAGGCATGACCCCTACGTGGGCCAGCCCGGGCAAGACGACGCCGATGCATTCGACGACGAGCCCGCCGACGATGACGAGCCCCGGCTGCCGGATGCTCACGCCGGCGCCGCTGCCGAACCAGACACCGAAACCGGGGCCGGCGACACCCACGTAGAGGTCGAGCCCGCCGTGCTGGGCGAGGCCCGCACCCGCTATTACGGCGCCACCGATGTCGGCCGCACTCCGCCGGAATTCCTGGATACCGACCGCCAGAACCGCCGCCACCTGCTGCGCAGCCTGTGGGGCTACGCCTGCGTGCTGGGCCTGCTGCTCCTGGCGCTGCAGCTGTTGTATGTGTACCGCTCGGCCATCGCCACCGCCGCGCCGCCGCTGCGTCCGCTGCTGGCCAGCCTGTGCCGGCCGCTGGACTGCCAGATCGGCTATGCGCGCCGCATCGAACGCATCTTCATCACCTCTTCATCGCTGCAGCCGCCGCGCGGCCAGGCCGGCGCGCCCACCGACGGCCGCAGCCACCTGGTGCTGAGCGTGTCGCTGCGCAACCGCTACGACCAGCCCCAGCACTGGCCGGCGCTGCGGCTCGACCTGACCGATCTTTCCGATACCGTGGTGGTGCGCAAGGTGCTGCAGCCCCAGGACTACCTGCCGCCCGGCCAGGCCGACGGCCCCTTCGAGCCCGGCGCCGAGATCAACATCACGGTGCCCATCGAAGTGGCCGGCGTGCACGTCAACGGTTTCCAACTCGACAAGTTCTTTCCCTGA
- the accC gene encoding acetyl-CoA carboxylase biotin carboxylase subunit, with translation MFEKILIANRGEIALRIQRACRELGIKTVVVHSEADRDAKYVRLADESVCIGPAPSRESYLNMPAIISAAEVTDSEAIHPGYGFLSENADFADRVEKSGFVFIGPRPETIRLMGDKVSAKRAMIEAGVPVVPGSEGALPDDPQEIMRVAREVGYPVIIKAAGGGGGRGMRVVYTEAALLNAVTMTRSEAGAAFNNPEVYMEKFLENPRHVEIQILADGGRNAVWLGERDCSMQRRHQKVIEEAPAPGIARRLIERIGDRCADACRKMGYRGAGTFEFLYENGEFYFIEMNTRIQVEHPVTELITGVDLVQQQIRIASGEKFLLRQRDIEFKGHAIECRINAEDPFRFVPSPGRITNWHTPGGPGVRIDSHAFNGYFVPPNYDSMIAKVITYGDTRDQALARMRIALSEMVVEGISTNIPLHRELLQDARFIEGGTSIHYLEHKLAQRP, from the coding sequence ATGTTTGAAAAAATCCTGATCGCCAACCGCGGCGAGATCGCGCTGCGCATCCAACGCGCCTGCCGCGAGCTCGGCATCAAGACGGTGGTCGTGCACTCCGAGGCCGACCGCGACGCCAAGTACGTGCGCCTGGCCGACGAGTCCGTGTGCATCGGGCCGGCGCCGTCGCGCGAAAGCTACCTGAACATGCCGGCCATCATTTCGGCGGCCGAAGTCACCGATTCCGAGGCCATCCACCCCGGCTACGGTTTCCTGTCCGAAAACGCCGATTTCGCTGACCGGGTCGAGAAAAGCGGCTTCGTGTTCATCGGGCCGCGCCCCGAAACCATCCGGCTGATGGGCGACAAGGTCAGCGCCAAGCGCGCCATGATCGAAGCCGGCGTGCCGGTGGTGCCCGGCTCTGAAGGCGCGTTGCCCGACGATCCCCAGGAAATCATGCGCGTGGCCCGCGAAGTGGGCTATCCGGTGATCATCAAGGCCGCCGGCGGCGGCGGCGGGCGCGGCATGCGGGTGGTGTACACCGAGGCCGCGCTGCTCAACGCCGTTACCATGACGCGTTCCGAAGCCGGCGCGGCCTTCAACAATCCCGAAGTCTACATGGAGAAGTTCCTCGAGAACCCGCGCCATGTCGAAATCCAGATCCTGGCCGACGGCGGGCGCAACGCCGTGTGGCTGGGCGAGCGCGACTGCTCCATGCAGCGGCGCCACCAGAAGGTCATCGAAGAGGCCCCGGCGCCCGGCATCGCCCGCCGCCTGATCGAGCGCATCGGCGACCGCTGCGCCGACGCCTGCCGCAAAATGGGCTACCGCGGCGCCGGCACGTTCGAATTCCTGTACGAAAACGGCGAGTTCTATTTCATCGAAATGAACACCCGCATCCAGGTCGAACACCCGGTCACCGAACTCATCACCGGCGTAGACCTGGTCCAGCAGCAGATCCGTATCGCCTCGGGCGAGAAATTCCTGCTGCGCCAGCGCGACATCGAGTTCAAGGGCCATGCCATCGAATGCCGCATCAACGCCGAAGATCCGTTCCGCTTCGTGCCCAGCCCCGGCCGCATCACCAACTGGCATACGCCGGGCGGCCCCGGGGTGCGCATCGATTCGCACGCGTTCAACGGCTATTTCGTGCCGCCCAACTACGACTCGATGATCGCCAAGGTCATCACGTACGGCGACACGCGCGACCAGGCGCTGGCCCGCATGCGCATCGCGCTGTCCGAGATGGTGGTCGAAGGCATTTCCACCAACATCCCGCTGCACCGCGAGCTGCTGCAAGATGCCCGCTTCATCGAAGGCGGCACCAGCATCCATTACCTCGAGCACAAGCTGGCCCAGCGCCCTTGA
- the prmA gene encoding 50S ribosomal protein L11 methyltransferase, protein MRELVLHCLEAQAEALSDALLEAGVLSVSVEDADLGTDAERPLFGEPGTEPDVQAWDRNRVVALLPDGADPAQVYEQAMAGAGLDPIQAGGWTLRDVPDADWVRLTQSQFGPIHIARRLWIVPSWHRDDPAVPGPSAPAEDAIHIELDPGLAFGTGSHPTTHLCLAWLEAELPAGATVLDYGCGSGILAIAARKLGAGATDAVDIDPQAVQATADNARVNQASLRAMLPDALADGTYQVVVANILSNPLKVLAPMLAGRVAPGGRLVLSGVLERQADEVAAAYAPWLAMSVWQARDGWVCLHGRKT, encoded by the coding sequence ATGCGTGAACTTGTGCTTCATTGCCTCGAGGCGCAGGCCGAAGCGCTGTCCGATGCGCTGCTCGAAGCCGGCGTATTGTCGGTCTCGGTGGAAGACGCCGACCTGGGCACCGACGCCGAACGCCCGCTGTTCGGCGAGCCCGGCACCGAGCCCGACGTCCAGGCCTGGGACCGCAACCGCGTCGTGGCGCTGCTGCCCGACGGCGCCGACCCGGCCCAGGTCTACGAGCAGGCCATGGCCGGCGCCGGGCTCGACCCCATCCAGGCCGGCGGCTGGACCCTGCGCGACGTGCCCGATGCCGACTGGGTGCGGCTGACGCAGTCGCAGTTCGGCCCCATCCATATCGCCCGGCGCCTCTGGATCGTGCCCAGCTGGCACCGCGACGACCCGGCCGTGCCCGGGCCGTCCGCTCCGGCCGAAGACGCCATTCATATCGAACTCGACCCGGGCCTGGCCTTCGGCACCGGCAGCCATCCCACTACCCACCTGTGCTTGGCCTGGCTCGAAGCCGAACTGCCGGCCGGCGCCACGGTGCTCGACTACGGCTGCGGTTCCGGCATCCTGGCCATCGCGGCCCGCAAGCTGGGCGCCGGCGCCACCGACGCGGTCGACATCGATCCGCAGGCAGTGCAGGCCACGGCCGACAATGCGCGCGTCAACCAGGCCAGCCTGCGGGCCATGCTGCCCGACGCGTTGGCCGACGGCACCTACCAGGTGGTGGTGGCCAACATCCTGTCCAATCCGCTGAAAGTGCTGGCGCCCATGCTGGCCGGGCGCGTGGCGCCGGGCGGCCGGCTGGTGCTGTCGGGCGTGCTCGAGCGCCAGGCCGACGAAGTGGCGGCCGCCTATGCGCCCTGGCTGGCCATGTCGGTCTGGCAGGCCCGCGACGGCTGGGTCTGCCTGCACGGGCGCAAGACCTGA
- the aroQ gene encoding type II 3-dehydroquinate dehydratase, whose translation MAQQILVLHGPNLNLLGSREPHLYGSLTLAQINQGLEALAAQLGIGLTAWQSNHEGALVERIQAARQDGTDFIVINAAAYTHTSVAVRDALAAVAIPFVEVHLSNLYKREPFRQHSYLSDLAVGLVCGLGANGYEAAVRYAARH comes from the coding sequence ATGGCGCAACAGATCCTGGTATTGCACGGCCCCAACCTGAACCTGCTGGGTTCACGCGAGCCCCATCTCTACGGCAGCCTCACGCTGGCGCAGATCAACCAGGGCCTCGAAGCGCTGGCCGCGCAACTGGGCATCGGCCTCACCGCGTGGCAAAGCAACCACGAAGGCGCGCTGGTCGAGCGCATCCAGGCGGCCCGGCAAGACGGCACCGATTTCATCGTCATCAACGCGGCAGCCTACACGCACACCAGTGTTGCCGTGCGCGACGCCCTGGCGGCGGTTGCGATCCCTTTTGTTGAAGTACATTTGTCGAACCTGTATAAACGCGAGCCGTTCCGGCAGCATTCCTACCTGTCCGACCTGGCCGTCGGCCTGGTCTGCGGCCTGGGTGCCAACGGCTACGAGGCGGCAGTGCGTTATGCGGCACGGCATTAG
- the accB gene encoding acetyl-CoA carboxylase biotin carboxyl carrier protein, translated as MDLRKLKTLIDLVAESGIAELEITEGEGKVRIVKFSQTLQPVAYHVPEAPVAAAAPAPAAAAAAPAPEAAPVPQGHVVKAPMVGTFYRAPNPGAAPFIDVGQSVKEGDPLCIIEAMKLLNEIEADKSGVIKEILVENGEPVEYGQPLFVIG; from the coding sequence ATGGACCTCCGAAAACTCAAAACCCTGATCGACCTGGTGGCGGAATCGGGCATTGCCGAGCTTGAAATCACCGAGGGCGAAGGCAAGGTCCGCATCGTCAAGTTCTCGCAGACGCTGCAGCCGGTGGCCTACCACGTGCCCGAAGCGCCCGTGGCCGCCGCCGCGCCGGCTCCTGCCGCCGCGGCCGCCGCGCCGGCCCCCGAGGCCGCGCCCGTTCCGCAGGGCCACGTGGTCAAGGCGCCCATGGTGGGCACCTTCTACCGCGCGCCCAACCCGGGCGCCGCGCCCTTCATCGACGTGGGCCAGTCGGTCAAAGAAGGCGACCCGCTGTGCATCATCGAAGCCATGAAGCTGCTCAATGAAATCGAAGCCGACAAGTCCGGCGTCATCAAAGAGATCCTCGTCGAAAATGGCGAACCCGTCGAATACGGCCAACCGCTGTTCGTCATTGGCTGA